TCAACTGCGCCGCGGCCCGGTGTACGTAGATCCGGAACAGCAGCGTGGCGCTGGCGAAGGCCACCACGATCGCCGCGGTCCGGTCGGCGGTGACCGGGTACGCGCTGTACGTCAGGCCGGCGACCAGGATGATGTCGCCCAGGGCGATGATGAAGAACTGGTGGTACCGCTCGGCCGTGTGTTCGGCGATCGGGTTGAACTGGGCCGTGCCGATCCGTCGTCGACCGGGGAACGGGTAACCGAACGCGAAGGCCAGGTAGTCGACGGCCGCCGCCCCACCCCACCACCACAGGCGTCCGTCGCTGTCGGCGAAGGCACCGGCGATCCACCCGACCGAGGAGATCCCGAACCACGCCCAGATCCGCACCGCCCGTCGGCGCGGGACCGGCTCGTGCAACGTCAAAAAGAAGAGGAATCCTCGACCGAGGTGGCTGGCCACGTACGCCCCGGCGAAGATGCCCGCGCGGTCGCCGAACGCGGACGGCAGCGCGGCGGCCATCATCAGCGCGCCGAACATGACGCCGACCGTCACCACCTGGATGACCCAGCTGTCCGGGTTGTAGAGGTCGGTGACCAGGGTGGTCAGCACCCACACCCACCAGACGGCGAGCAGCACGACGCCGGCCTCGGCGACGCCCCGCCAGGTCAGTTCGGCAACCAGGGTCTCGGACAGCAGCGCGAGCGCGACGACGAAGACGAGGTCGAAGAAGAGTTCCAGGAAGGTGGCCCGGCGCGGGGTGGCGGCACTGCGGAGCAGGCTGTTGACAGAGGTCATCGCGGTATCCGGCCGTCGGCCGGCACCGTCACCGCGGATTCCCCTTG
Above is a window of Verrucosispora sp. NA02020 DNA encoding:
- a CDS encoding low temperature requirement protein A: MTSVNSLLRSAATPRRATFLELFFDLVFVVALALLSETLVAELTWRGVAEAGVVLLAVWWVWVLTTLVTDLYNPDSWVIQVVTVGVMFGALMMAAALPSAFGDRAGIFAGAYVASHLGRGFLFFLTLHEPVPRRRAVRIWAWFGISSVGWIAGAFADSDGRLWWWGGAAAVDYLAFAFGYPFPGRRRIGTAQFNPIAEHTAERYHQFFIIALGDIILVAGLTYSAYPVTADRTAAIVVAFASATLLFRIYVHRAAAQLTQAIEKAREPGRFARSAPYTHLLMIGGVVTAAASAKLIITEPAGTVGPEVLAVVVGGPAVFLLGRTRFEYEVFGRVAWPLLAGIALLGVLAPVALALTPLLAVVCANLVLLAIVLFDVALGGRRNPVPAAPPL